A single window of Mustela erminea isolate mMusErm1 chromosome 4, mMusErm1.Pri, whole genome shotgun sequence DNA harbors:
- the CNR1 gene encoding cannabinoid receptor 1: MKSILDGLADTTFRTITTDLLYVGSNDIQYEDIKGDMASKLGYFPQKFPLTSFRGSPFQEKMTAGDNAQLVPADQVNITEFYNKSLSSYKENEENIQCGENFMDMECFMILNPSQQLAIAVLSLTLGTFTVLENLLVLCVILHSRSLRCRPSYHFIGSLAVADLLGSVIFVYSFVDFHVFHRKDSPNVFLFKLGGVTASFTASVGSLFLTAIDRYISIHRPLAYKRIVTRPKAVVAFCLMWTIAIVIAVLPLLGWNCKKLQSVCSDIFPLIDETYLMFWIGVTSVLLLFIVYAYMYILWKAHSHAVRMIQRGTQKSIIIHTSEDGKVQVTRPDQARMDIRLAKTLVLILVVLIICWGPLLAIMVYDVFGKMNKLIKTVFAFCSMLCLLNSTVNPIIYALRSKDLRHAFRSMFPSCEGTAQPLDNSMGDSDCLHKHANNAASVHRAAESCIKSTVKIAKVTMSVSTDTSAEAL, translated from the coding sequence ATGAAGTCTATCCTAGATGGCCTTGCCGATACCACCTTCCGCACCATCACAACAGACCTCCTCTACGTGGGCTCCAATGACATTCAGTACGAAGATATCAAAGGTGACATGGCATCCAAATTAGGGTACTTCCCACAGAAATTTCCTTTAACTTCCTTTCGGGGAAGTCCCTTCCAAGAAAAGATGACTGCCGGAGACAATGCCCAGTTGGTCCCGGCAGACCAGGTGAACATTACCGAATTTTACAACAAGTCCCTTTCATCCTACAAGGAGAATGAGGAGAATATCCAGTGTGGGGAGAACTTCATGGACATGGAGTGCTTCATGATTCTGAACCCCAGCCAGCAACTGGCCATCGCTGTCTTGTCCCTCACGCTGGGCACCTTCACGGTTCTGGAGAACCTGCTGGTGCTGTGTGTCATCCTCCATTCTCGCAGCCTCCGCTGCCGGCCCTCTTACCACTTCATCGGCAGCCTGGCCGTGGCCGACCTCCTGGGGAGCGTCATTTTCGTCTACAGCTTTGTTGACTTCCACGTGTTCCACCGCAAAGACAGCCCCAACGTGTTTCTCTTCAAACTGGGTGGGGTCACTGCCTCTTTCACGGCCTCTGTAGGCAGCCTGTTCCTCACGGCCATTGACAGGTACATATCTATTCACAGGCCCCTGGCCTATAAGAGGATCGTCACCAGGCCCAAGGCCGTGGTGGCATTCTGCCTGATGTGGACCATTGCGATTGTGATCGCCGTGCTGCCTCTCCTGGGCTGGAACTGCAAGAAGCTGCAGTCCGTTTGCTCAGACATTTTCCCACTCATCGACGAAACCTACCTGATGTTCTGGATTGGGGTCACCAGTGTGCTGCTGCTGTTCATCGTGTATGCGTACATGTATATTCTCTGGAAGGCTCATAGCCATGCAGTCCGCATGATTCAGCGCGGGACCCAGAAGAGCATCATCATCCACACGTCTGAGGATGGCAAAGTGCAGGTGACACGGCCCGACCAAGCCCGCATGGACATTCGGCTGGCCAAGACCCTGGTCCTGATCCTTGTGGTCTTGATCATCTGCTGGGGCCCTCTGCTTGCGATTATGGTGTATGACGTCTTTGGGAAGATGAACAAGCTCATTAAGACAGTATTTGCGTTCTGCAGTATGCTCTGCCTGCTGAATTCCACCGTGAACCCCATCATCTACGCTCTGAGGAGCAAGGACCTGAGACATGCTTTCCGGAGTATGTTCCCCTCGTGTGAAGGCACCGCGCAGCCTCTTGACAACAGCATGGGGGACTCGGACTGCCTGCACAAGCATGCCAACAACGCGGCCAGTGTTCACAGGGCTGCAGAGAGCTGCATCAAGAGCACGGTCAAGATTGCCAAGGTGACCATGTCTGTGTCCACAGACACGTCTGCCGAGGCTCTGTGA